ATCTATAAAGATTTTCTGCTGCATTTAAGTcacatgaatacattaaattatGTCATGCTTTTGGCTGCGTTgtcatttttggacatttgcatcttttaaaaaaggcttgATCTTTGGCAGACTTCTCTCCTACAACAAGATCATGAGCCCTGTCAGTGCAAACAATAAGGTCTTATTTGGCCCCACTGTTATCTGTGAAGATCGTGCACAACTGAATGTTTAACAGAATACAACCCTCCACCAGTTGAAGTTATTTTATCCTAGGTAGCATCTTGGACTACATTTATGATTTTTGCACAATCCAGGATACACACAAAACAGGAGCCTTACTGTCGATTTCATTGGTATAGCTGCATGTCCTGAATAGTGTGTGGATGCACTCAAGTAAACCAAAACTTTCTAGACTGCATCAATATAGACTTCCTGTGGCTAAATATAATATAGTCTGCATAGTGTTTTGAAAAGACGTACAGGGACAAGATCAGATTTTGATAGTAAAGATTGAGAGTTTTGAACATGGGTGACTTTTTCCAGTTGCCAACAAGACAATGTGGGTCTTGAACTGTTAATCATTTTCTAAAGATGATCTATTGATTCCAGTGTTTGCACGTCAGCAGACTGAATCTCAGTGGCCAACTTCATTTAATCTTGATTAGCTACTGCCAGTCAGAACAGTGTCAAAGTAATTAAGGGCAAGaatatagttaaaaaaacactttgacttATTGtattataacatttttaagACTTGTATTTACAATTAAAACTCTTGAGACTGAACATCTTTAGCAGGACTGTCACCCTTTGGTGCCTTGGTTCTCTTGGGGAGAAGTTTTGCCTGGATATTTGGGATGACACCACCCTCTGAGATCGTGACCCCTGCCAGCAGTTTGTTGAGCTCCTCATCGTTTTTCACTGCCAACAAGATGTGGCGAGGAGCAATGCGTAGCTTCTTGTTGTCACGGCTGGCGTTTCCTGCCAGCTCCAGGATCGCAGCACAGAGGTACTCCAGGATGGCTGCGAGGTAAACTGCGGCGCCATTGCCAACTTGCTCAGCGTAGTGGCCTTTCCTGAGCAGCCTGTGGATGTGGCTCACTGGGAACGTGATCCCTGCTCTGGAAGACCGGGAAACTGAGGATTTTGGCTTTGGCACAGCTTTCTTCCTGTGACCAGACATCTTCAGTCTGAGATGAGAGAGATACTTTAGTCCAGATTACATAGTAAGACCTTAATTTCAGTTATTTCAAATAcctcaaaatataaaagaacaAGTCATTAAAACAGCTATGATTGAAATAAAGGCCTGAAGAGTTTTGGGTCACGAGGATCAGCTTGAAGAGGAGCATCTACATGTTTTAACATTAAAGCCAATTCCATCTTATAACACACAATTTAGTGAACCCTCACCAGTTCTGTTTGTTCAAAGATGAGACAGGAACTGCACATTGAAACTCACGATGCTGCTTTTACATAAGTTAGCCAGTAATTTGTTGATTGGTGACACCTGGCTCCTCTGCTGCGC
This is a stretch of genomic DNA from Thunnus albacares chromosome 6, fThuAlb1.1, whole genome shotgun sequence. It encodes these proteins:
- the LOC122984534 gene encoding histone H2A, sperm-like isoform X1, which codes for MNVRGTLGSLLQISRSRGARCHQSTNYWLTYVKAASLKMSGHRKKAVPKPKSSVSRSSRAGITFPVSHIHRLLRKGHYAEQVGNGAAVYLAAILEYLCAAILELAGNASRDNKKLRIAPRHILLAVKNDEELNKLLAGVTISEGGVIPNIQAKLLPKRTKAPKGDSPAKDVQSQEF
- the LOC122984534 gene encoding histone H2A, sperm-like isoform X2, whose translation is MSGHRKKAVPKPKSSVSRSSRAGITFPVSHIHRLLRKGHYAEQVGNGAAVYLAAILEYLCAAILELAGNASRDNKKLRIAPRHILLAVKNDEELNKLLAGVTISEGGVIPNIQAKLLPKRTKAPKGDSPAKDVQSQEF